The following proteins come from a genomic window of Candidatus Protochlamydia phocaeensis:
- a CDS encoding tetratricopeptide repeat protein has translation MLFHNKPCLYLSLIFSFVSICHAEENKPPEEIIKQTKAYLGQQKFSEAAKNLEQYTDEGNAEIDYLKGVSYWRENKLKEAAICLEKSAQQGHSKSQILLGMLYLEGKQIGKSLKKGRSWLAKAAEQNEAFAQYMIGLSYYKEEKDYERAFNWFKKAAEQNEAGAQYHLGIMYFLALGVQQDYLEAANFFEKAAQQGKDLAQLELGIMYLKGEGVKQDYNMAIKWITKAAEQNNAQAQFGLGMLYKAGIGVKKNTDKAVFWLSKASEQGHLDAQQALYGMRDL, from the coding sequence ATGTTATTTCACAACAAACCATGCCTGTACTTAAGTCTAATTTTCTCTTTTGTTTCGATTTGTCATGCTGAAGAAAATAAGCCTCCAGAAGAGATTATAAAACAGACGAAAGCATACCTTGGCCAACAGAAATTTAGCGAAGCAGCTAAGAATTTGGAACAATATACAGACGAAGGAAATGCCGAAATTGACTATTTAAAGGGCGTCTCTTATTGGAGAGAAAATAAATTAAAAGAAGCTGCTATCTGCTTAGAAAAGTCGGCTCAACAGGGACATTCTAAATCTCAGATTCTATTGGGAATGCTTTATTTAGAAGGAAAGCAGATTGGAAAAAGCTTAAAGAAAGGTCGCTCCTGGTTAGCCAAGGCAGCAGAACAGAACGAAGCTTTTGCTCAATATATGATTGGTTTAAGTTATTATAAAGAAGAAAAGGACTATGAAAGAGCATTTAATTGGTTCAAGAAAGCAGCTGAACAGAATGAGGCAGGTGCTCAATATCATTTAGGTATCATGTATTTTTTAGCACTAGGAGTTCAGCAAGACTACTTAGAAGCGGCCAATTTTTTTGAAAAAGCAGCTCAGCAAGGAAAAGATCTAGCTCAATTAGAATTAGGCATCATGTATTTAAAAGGAGAGGGAGTTAAGCAAGATTACAACATGGCAATCAAATGGATTACAAAAGCAGCAGAACAAAATAACGCACAGGCTCAATTTGGCTTGGGCATGCTATATAAGGCAGGTATAGGTGTTAAAAAAAATACCGATAAGGCAGTTTTTTGGTTATCAAAAGCATCTGAACAGGGACATCTAGATGCACAGCAAGCTTTATACGGTATGCGTGATCTATAG